Genomic DNA from Chloroflexota bacterium:
CTCCTCGTACCCGAACCGCCTGCCCAGCTCGTAGAGATCCCTCAGGTCCGTCAAAAGCGCTCTGAGCACCGGCCGCTCATCGAGATCGACGCCGTCCCGGCAAAGGGCGTCCAGCTCCCGGGCGTCCCCCAGGGACAGGCCGCCGCAAAACCCCGGCATGAAGTTGCCGTAATTGTCCACATGAATATGCCACTCCCGGATCAGATCGTCTCTACAGGACACGCCGAAGAAACGCTCCGCAGGATGATGCGGGAAAAGATGGGCCAGCGCATAGGCGGCCCGGCCGCTGGCAAATAGCTCCATGTATCGCAACACGTATCCCGCGCCGCGCAGATACTCCCCAAACCCCAATGTGCCCTTGAGGCCAAGCTGTCGGAACTGCTCGTAGAAGAGCTCCTGATAGACGATCACGTTATAGGGCGGGAACACCTCCCGGGCGATCCTGGCAGCCCGTTCCGTCCGCTCGAAGGGCACATATTCCAGGGTGAAGGGGTTCGCGCTGATGAGGATGCCATGAAGCCCAGCCTCTCTCAGCGCGAGCAATTTCCCCCGGGTCACCTCGTCATCGATGCACCAGGCAGCGTTGGTCTCTACGAAGCGTGAGGGCATATCCAGCTCCGCGGCGATCCGTACGACCTGCAGCAGCCGCTCGAAGTTCATGAACGGCTCCCCGCCGGTAAAGTGGATCCCGTCGTTGACGCCGATGCGCTCGGGGAACGGATACTTGCCGCGCATCCTCTCCGCCAACTGCGAAAGGATGCGTTCGGCGTCCCCCAGCGAGAGGAAGTCTGCCTTCCACTGAGGCGAGCAGGCGTACAGGCAATGCTTGCAGGCGCTGGTGCATTTGTACGTTAAAAGGATGCCCGCCGAGTACGGCTCCGGGATATACAATCTCTCCATTCACCCTCCTTAAAATATTTGTTGTTCTCACCGCAAAGGGCGCGAAGGACGCAAAGGAGTTGATAAGGGCACGGCGCCGCCGTGCCTCTACTGAAATGTTCCGCCGATGGCGAATTCTCAAGCCCTTTGTGTCCCTGTGATGCACTCCTCCGGCGCGTCCTTACGCCTCCGGCAGGTGCACCTCGCTATGCCCATACCAGCGCATGATCTCCACCAGCCGATCCAGTGGCAAGGCATAGCGCACGTGTCCATCGCGGCCCCTCATTGTCTCCGCTATGCACAGCGCGTTCAGGATAGCTTCCTCGGTCGCCTCCACCGCAGCCTGGAACAGCCCCTCGATAGTGGGACCGAAATCGGGCAGGACCTCCAGCCTCAGCGTCGGCGCCGAGAATCGCAGGGGGACCCGCTGTACCGTGGAGAAGGCGATGACGAAATCGCCGCTGCCGGCCCCGTGCGTGGACCCCGTGCGGGCCAGCCCGGCGCCACACCGCACCGCCAGCCGCCGCAGTTGCCGGGCGATCAGCGGCGCGTCCGTCGCCAGCACGATCACGATGGAGTTGCTCACCGGCGGCCCCGAAGGCGGATGCCAGTCCGTCAGCTCCCGTCCCACCGGCACACCATCCACCCGAAGCTGAGGCCGACGCCCGAAGTTGCATTGGGCCAGCACGCCGACCGTATACCCCCCCAGGGGATTCGGCAACACCCGGGACGCCGTGCCGATCCCGCCCTTGAACTCGAAGCAGGACATGCCCGTCCCGCCTCCTACGTTCCCCTCGGCCACGGGGCCTGACGTCGCGTGCTCGATGGCCTGGAACACATGCTCGGGCCGCACATGGCGGCCGCGGATGTCATTCAGCCAGCTGTCGTTACACTCCGCCACCACCGGGCTGACGCCGCCCATGCGCACGCCGATGTCCGGGTTGCGCCGTTCCATCCATCGCATCACGGCATCCTCGACCGTCGGCACACTGAACGTGTTCGTGAGCAGGATCGGCCCCTCGATCACCCCCAGCTCCGCCACCTGGTCCACGTTGGTCACCTCCCCATAGCCGTTGATGCAGTAGGTGACGCCGTGAACCCGCTCCAGGAAGAGGTCACCATCGTGAGGTATGATGGCGGTGACGCCGGTGCGGACGGGGCCGCGGCCGGGCTGCAGCGGGCCGGCCTCCCCCTCGATCAACGTCACATGGCCCACCCGCACGCCGGACACGTCCGTAATGGCGTTCCAACGGCCAGGGGGCAATGCCCCAATAGCAATACCCAATTCTCGAGCACGAGCACGTCGAGGAGTCATTATTCGGCTTTCCTCACTCTCACAACGGTGCCTCGATGAGAACGACAAGCCCTTTCACGCTTTCCGTGTTATAATGACGGTGCTCCCAACAGGCTCTGATGCATGGCCATGGATATCCACGCACTCTTAGAGGGGTCAAGGACGCCGGCCATTTCATGTGGACACCAGAATACCATGATCATCCCGCATGCCCTCATCACAAGGAGAGCAAACGATGACACGAGACGAAGATCGCGATCGTGTCACAACGCGGATGCGATGGATCGCGCAAGTCTGGAGCATTCCGATCATTGCTTACGCACTACTTATGCTCATCGGCTATGCATGGAACTGGGTAACCCTTGGCACCCCAGACCCATATGCGGTGGAAGGCTATCCGCTGATAGAGGCCCTTCCGCCGATTTTTATGTTTCTGAGCATTTTGGGACTGGGCATCGCCCGGCGTTGGGAGCTAGCGGGCGGAGCGATCGCCGTCGCCTTTCTACTAGCGACGATCCTGCTACTCATCATCCGCATCCCAATCACCCGCGATTTCCCCCGTTCCGCGATCCCTTACGTTCTCTCAGCGACCGTCGCCACCCCTGGCGTACTATTTCTGATATGTGGATGGCGATCTAGGAAGGGAACCTCCCCGGCCTAAGCATTGTGCGCTGTCAGGAAAGCCTCCACCTCGTTGGCCGTCGGCAGGGAAGGCTGCGCGCCCAGCCGGGTGACGGAGAGGGCGGCCACCGCGTGGGCATAACGCACGGCCGCGTCCAGCGAATCCCCGCGAGCCAACGCCACGGCCAGCGCGCCGTTGAACGCATCCCCCGCGGCCGTCGCGTCCACGGCCTCCACGCGGAACCCAGGCACCCGTCGCACCTGATCCGGGCCGGTCACCACCAGCGCGCCTGCCTCGCCCAGAGTCACGATCACCGTGCGGATGCCCTTTTGCAACAGGGCAAGAGCCGCCTCCTCTGGGGTCTCACAGCCGGTCAGGACCGCAGCCTCCGTCT
This window encodes:
- a CDS encoding 4Fe-4S cluster-binding domain-containing protein, with protein sequence MERLYIPEPYSAGILLTYKCTSACKHCLYACSPQWKADFLSLGDAERILSQLAERMRGKYPFPERIGVNDGIHFTGGEPFMNFERLLQVVRIAAELDMPSRFVETNAAWCIDDEVTRGKLLALREAGLHGILISANPFTLEYVPFERTERAARIAREVFPPYNVIVYQELFYEQFRQLGLKGTLGFGEYLRGAGYVLRYMELFASGRAAYALAHLFPHHPAERFFGVSCRDDLIREWHIHVDNYGNFMPGFCGGLSLGDARELDALCRDGVDLDERPVLRALLTDLRDLYELGRRFGYEEREEGYVSKCHLCLDIRRHLVQQGDFQELQPQAFYEHLEAGTG
- a CDS encoding P1 family peptidase, translated to MTPRRARARELGIAIGALPPGRWNAITDVSGVRVGHVTLIEGEAGPLQPGRGPVRTGVTAIIPHDGDLFLERVHGVTYCINGYGEVTNVDQVAELGVIEGPILLTNTFSVPTVEDAVMRWMERRNPDIGVRMGGVSPVVAECNDSWLNDIRGRHVRPEHVFQAIEHATSGPVAEGNVGGGTGMSCFEFKGGIGTASRVLPNPLGGYTVGVLAQCNFGRRPQLRVDGVPVGRELTDWHPPSGPPVSNSIVIVLATDAPLIARQLRRLAVRCGAGLARTGSTHGAGSGDFVIAFSTVQRVPLRFSAPTLRLEVLPDFGPTIEGLFQAAVEATEEAILNALCIAETMRGRDGHVRYALPLDRLVEIMRWYGHSEVHLPEA